Proteins encoded together in one Perognathus longimembris pacificus isolate PPM17 chromosome 8, ASM2315922v1, whole genome shotgun sequence window:
- the Cgref1 gene encoding cell growth regulator with EF hand domain protein 1, producing the protein MEPWVMSALMLPLLLLPLGQAAPKEGAIRPAHEVQQRLLPNPFEPGPEQLRLLQNYLRGLEKMKGEEEPQDMSREQVLLYLFALHDYDQSGHLDGLELLFMLTAALAPRLADFPINPVILVVDRVLETQDLNGDGLLTPAELISFQERPPGHPELPEPRVLALQEPQATGKQALPAKSPRRQETHGAPGPGEEAGGQEEANQPGTEGDSPVSSVPEVRGPEVAEGPGSEGEARGQVEAGEDVPGPIQGAEEQAESKDNGGEAHELPGETLESKNSPHEFEVHSIQLENDEI; encoded by the exons ATGGAGCCTTGGGTGATGAGTGCATTAAtgctgccactgctgctgctCCCGCTGGGCCAGGCTGCTCCCAAGGAGGGAGCCATCAG GCCAGCCCATGAAGTACAGCAGCGGCTCCTGCCCAACCCCTTCGAGCCCGGACCAGAGCAGCTTCG GCTTCTGCAGAACTACCTGAGGGGCCTGGAGAAGATGAAAGGGGAAGAGGAGCCACAGGATATGAGCCGGGAGCAGG TTCTCCTCTACCTCTTCGCACTCCATGACTATGACCAGAGTGGACATCTGGACGGCCTGGAGCTCTTGTTCATGCTGACCGCAGCTCTGGCCCCTAGACTCGCTGACTTTCCCATCAACCCA GTGATCCTGGTTGTGGACAGGGTGCTTGAGACCCAGGACCTGAACGGAGATGGGCTCCTAACCCCCGCTGAGCTCATCAGCTTCCAGGAGAGGCCCCCCGGGCACCCAGAACTCCCAGAGCCCCGAGTTCTAGCTCTGCAGGAGCCACAAGCTACCGGGAAGCAGGCCCTACCTGCTAAAAGCCCACGGAGACAAGAAACCCAcggagccccgggccccggggaaGAAGCTGGGGGCCAGGAAGAGGCCAATCAACCAGGAACTGAAGGAGATAGCCCAGTTTCCAGTGTCCCTGAGGTGAGGGGACCGGAAGTGGCGGAAGGCCCAGGTTCTGAAGGGGAGGCGAGAGGACAGGTAGAGGCAGGAGAAGATGTCCCAGGTCCCATCCAGGGTGCTGAGGAACAGGCAGAGTCCAAGGACAATGGAGGGGAAGCCCATGAGCTTCCGGGGGAAACACTGGAGTCTAAGAACAGCCCACATGAGTTTGAGGTTCATAGTATTCAACTGGAGAATGATGAGATATAG